ttactaaaatgtatcacattgtgtaatcgttcagtgtttcaacagcagaaagacgtcgataaaacacgagagagatgaactctttcactaaatgtatgcattatattagcctatatattcatcatattctacttaacctgaaaacctgaaaaaaatcgaacctataattagatttataagttaatgcaaaaacggTCTTATGAGAAGTTTACACGTTTGCATACAATGCGAGTGCAAGTAAGGCCTCCCTATATAGTCTACACTTTACAGCATTCTTTGTCATTTGATTAAACGGAAACAACAaggcaattatatattacattctgaATCAAATTATAATCTTTGTGTGCCCTTTGTTAGAGTTAAGCTTGGTGAAACATCCTTCAGATATGTCGCAGCCTCAGATTGGAATTTGctccagactgagttgaagctaaaagatctggtgacatttagtcattttaaaattttactacatcattttgagagtaaattaatggtgtgtaattgtttttgactggttgtatgttttatgttttttatgtgactttttatgtataactgtacatgcaaacacagctggctatcttggccaggacaggacattttaatctcagtgagtttttctcctggttaaataaaggtaataataataataataattagtagagatattttttatattatatttttaattctttaagaaacctttagattaggacaattacaatttgttcagtaaaccaataaaaaaaagaagcatttttatatttagtgttcctccccgaactgtcagctttgtgtactgttacacctctattattaatgcaatcttaaatgttaattatttaatgcattgttaacttgcatgaacaatgactataaatttaattaactagctttgaactataatttattaagcaaggtcaacaactattaataaacactgtaaaaaattaaataaaaataataaataaaaagaaatcactgttagatcatgttggtcaatacattaaataacgttaacaaattagatcttattgtaaagtgttactgaacttataagctcttaaacctttactagcaccaaaattaggaccaaaaggtttattctaaaatcttattccagcattagtgaatgaaaaaaaaaaaaaaaaaaaaaactgaagaactCCAAAGGCACACAAAATTGTTTGTCACCAACTATTTTCAAGTTGTTTGGAAAGTGCTGTTAATGTCAATGTCCCAGAAGCTCTCCATCAGTAGGAAACTGGCGCACCATCTCTCCACAGTAGATGTGAATGGACATGTTCCAAAGAGGcaggaaagaaaaaatatataccttgaggaaagaaaaagaaaacgcaaagaaaaaacttgtttataaaaaagatctatccattattataattggctcaattaaattaaaacgatagatgtacagtttatattcacacagcagtatctgtatgaaaaaaagaagaaaaaaaagaaatagccaTAAGAGGGATCATAAAAATGAGCATGTTGTCTCTTTTTAATCTAGCACTGCCCTGATGAAGCAGTTTATTCTGCATGGTGTGTGTAAGCTTTTGACCACAACTGCATCCCCTATGTGATGAATTACCTCAGTCGTCAGGGTAGAATGATTGGAGAGGTTCCTTCACGTATCCCACTGAGCACATCATCTTCACTGACACTGGACTTTAAAAatagagaacattttaataatggtttttattcctactttacagggaattaaacataacttaaatatagataaataacccaagaccaatgtaaattgagaaaagtattcttgcatttTTCCTCATCTTGCCTTGCAAGTTTCAGCTTACCTCGCCCATCTCCATGAAGGATGTTCCTGTATTTACCACGCCTGGCACAGCAATGCTGCGGCTCCTTTCCTTTGGGTGTGTggcctgtaaaatatataatgattagGGGATCTGTAAATGCACAAGTGGGAATGTATTACTTACAAATGGACAAGATGCAAAGCATTTAAAAGCTAAAGACTTGATAGTTATGTTTTAGCTTGTGTGATCAGTGTCATGGCTGggcataaattcataattaacattaacttgacctcatcaaGATGGCTCCGTGATTCCACACAGCTTGCACTGGATCTCCAATAACAAATCTGTATTGatcctacaaaataaaaataaaaataagcacaaaatattaaaaacacaaatagtactttaacatcttactctccaaatgcaaaaagaaaagaacatattaaaatcattatttcattactggTTGTTGTTATACGTtaagttaatatatggaataaatgtatataacgttaaatgtcttctgtccatttaaaaagtaggagatcgattaaaatattgtatttacagcaggcaaattcattgaacatgcccacaccggcgatcacattccgatttaagaaattattataatgcaatcttagatacatgaatatgaataatacAATCTTAGAAACATAGGAAACATGATTAATGTTAATTCACCTCCCGAGTCCATATTGCGTCTATCCTATCTGcgattaaactaaataactacTACACTGTAATAGAGAGCTACCATGTTacggtgaaaatgtaaaatcaagagAGCTTATATCAAGATATACTTACTTGACTCGTTATTTGTAGCATATAATGTCTCATCTGTAATGATCCAAACGGTTCGCTCCTCTGTTGTCTGTTCTCTTCAGCTTCATTTTCCTCACGCATCGAGATGACGCAATCATGGCGGACCgcgcatttttcaaaatcatgacgtagtatttttggcgcatgcgcattgaaatattaagtataaatataaaataagatatttcgtgcattaaatgttgattataaatcACTTATTAATTATCCATTTCTGTTCAGGTTGTTCTAACACACTGTATAGTTGGACTGTATTTCAGAGAACTTGACTCATTCACCTAACTAAAAGTCAATCATGTTTAgagtctgattaaaatgaaatgtagcctattttaactgaattttaatgcaaattaatttggtttagatttgttcaactttttcttggaattaatgcaattaaatgtgtgtttaatcgccatacaacaacataatattGAAAGTTATTCTACACAGatgtaaagtagcctacagtacaTTAGGCAACTCCTCTCATAAAGATTGACAATgtcaaattatgtagaaaactgacACTTGTAGTTGAGTTCATATGAGCTAGTTATAACATTTCAACAGTATGTTGTACTGGAGTGTAAgcgagtgaaattttgaagaaaaatacattaaccaatgtaaatttggacaactaatttttttttaaaaatcatttattttccatgtgctttgtcattagtaaaataagtgcactttatgaaacaaactcataattaaaatggtttaagtaaatttaggtgtagacattacaaggtgcatttttaaaaagtgcacttaagtgtgtttataaatattgtcatacaagtgtactttctttaagtgaaaattaattatatattattacaaagcgcacttattaaaagtgcactaaagtgtgtttataaatattgtcatgaaagtgtacttttttaaagtacaaattaattatatattattacaaagcgcacttattataagtgtactaaagtgtgtttataaatattgtcatgaaagtgtactttgtttaagtacaaattaattagatattattataaagtgcactaattaaaagtgcactaaagtgtgtttataaatatcgtcatgaaagtgtacttttttaaagtacaaattaattagatattattataaagtgcacttattaaaagtgcactaaagtgtgtttataaatatcgtcatgaaagtgtacttttttaaagtacaaattaattatatattattacaaagtacacttattaaaagtgcactaaagtgtgtttataaatattgtcatgaaagtgtactttttaaaaatacaatttaattagatattattacaaagtgaattttaaaaaagtgtacttaagtgtgtttagaaatattgtcattaaagtgtattctctttaagtacacttaagtggcacttaattttaattatatcatattatctacaagtgcagtttttaaaaaatatactttaaatatattaagtgcacaaaaaatacactttcaatacaattaagcacacttctttttcacaagggaaatgactaatgtagtaattaaatatgtgtttagttctcaccaaagctttCTCTATTTTGCTGAAGATCATTAGAGTGTTACACTGCGTTAGAAGTCTGTCTGAAATTAGTTTCGTGAGGTGTCTTCATGCACAAAtgctgccttacaagtcattgtctgacaaggcagcgaggcaacgagtcagctgcctaggttttcggacatAGCCTAAGTGAAGGTGAGGAACATGGCGATGAACTAAATGACAAACAGCTGTGCTGAAGATTAATGTCCATGGAAACCAAACAAAGGAAcacatgtgaataaagaacacaaactaaaagtccataaaaaatactaaaaaacacaataatatgAATATGTGTAACAGTGTGTgtcaaaatatgatttttttttctcataatagTATTGCAATATTGATATTAAGATGGACACACTCCATATAAGCATAGTCTAAACAAAATTCAGTGAAGTTTGGCAAAGATGGTTAAATGAGAATGACCCAGCCATGCAcatgtatacattttgttcttcaAATTGTTATATGTTCTTGTTTCTGTATGAAACAAACCACTTCTTTCAGGGACTGTCATTTCTTGTCCTCTTAATGAATATTTAATTgggtatattttttaatgaataggTTGAATTGATGTCGACATTAGGATAACACATTGTATATCGTGTTTATGTATGGTTTTGtccacatttgtgtgtgtgtgtgtgtgtcctcatgtTATGTCCCTGTAGAGAGCATCTTCAGTCCATTACCTCTATAAAGTGCTTCACCCAGATCCCCAGTTTCCAGTTGTGGCTCAGAAGAACACTGTGCCGAGACTGAGATGAAGATGCCAGTTCTCCAGGTTTTACATTtggtattttcttttctttacccCATTCAATGCAATGAGTTTACAGACTGTAAACTCTGGAAGGACCTAGACTCAACTGTGGTCTTTAAGGAGGGCCATGTAGTTCTAGCTGGGATGTTTCCCATCCACTCCAAAGGCGTCGACCAGGAGCTGAACTTTACAAGTCTGCCGGGCCAGAGGAAATGTAGGGGGTAACAAAAAATCTGATGTAGTTCCTATTTATAAAGAATTCAAAACtgattattgtttattttagacTGTATAGGGTCAAAGAATAAATATCTGCTGATATGCTCAATACATTTTGTTTAGGTACTTACTGCTCTGTTTTTGTATCAGTCTGTGCTTGTATAATCTATTTTTGAGATTTAAAATGAACTAAAGCTTGATCTTTCTTCCAGGTTTAACATGCGAGTGTTCCGCTGGTCTCAGTCAATGATCTTTTTCATTGAGGAGATCAACCAAAACCCTACCCTTCTGCCAAACATCACACTGGGCTATAGGCTGTATGACACATGTGggctgactgctctgtctctgAGGACTGCATTGTCTGTAGTCTCTCAACCCAAGAAGATAAGCAGTTTGGGGGAATGCTCCTCCCCAAGCATCCCCATCATTATTGGGGACTCTGGATCCACCCTGTCAATGGCCATTTCCAGAATACTCAACCTGTTTCGTATCCCGCTGGTGAGGGCAGATCAGCAAGacaaaattatttgaaatgaaGGAATTctgtatttgtatattattTGCCACTTTCTGTGTTCACTCCTATTTCCATCTTTCTCTGAATCTCTGTCCACATCTCTGCTTCAGGTGAGTTATTTTGCCTCATGTGCTTGCCTGAGTGACAAGCATCAGTTCCCTTATTTCTTTCGCACAATTCCCAGTGATGTTAATCAGGCCAGTGCTCTTGCCCGTCTAGTGAAACACTTTGGATGGACTTGGGTGGGCACAATAGGGGCTGATGACGCTTATGGACGCACCGGCATAGATCTGTTCACCACTGCAGTGGCACAATTGGGTGTATGTGTGGCTTATCGAGTAATCATACCCAAACTTCCAACTCAGCAACAGCTGCAGGATATCGTCAAGACCATTCGAGATTCTACAGCACGTGTTTTGGTGGTTTTTGCCATCGAAGAGGACATCAAACCAGTAGTGGATGAAATAGTTAGACAGAATGTGACTGGGAAGCAGTGGGTGGCCAGTGAAGCCTGGGTGACTTCCACTCTCATCTCCACTAAAGAGAACTACCCCTCACTAAGTGGCACCATCGGTTTCGCCATCCGCCGAGCTGAGATACCTGGCTTTAAACAATTTCTTGAAAGCATACAGCCCCTGGCTGAGCCTTACAATGCATTTGCAAGGGAGTTCTGGGAAATGCAGTTCCAGTGCTCATTAAACACTAGTCTTCCTGCTCCTTCCACAACTGAACAAGTGCATTACAGCCATAGCTGTACTGGTATGGAGAGGGTCCAGGACATTCACAGTATCTATAATGATGTGTCAGAGCTCAGGGTGACATACAACATGCACAAGGCTGTTTACGCTGTGGCACATGCACTCCATAACCTGCTTCTGTGTCAAAGAGAGAATGGTTCTGCCTTGACACAACAGTGCCCTGATATTCATAACCTACAGCCCTGGCAGGTACAGCAATACATGCCTGTGTGTATTTCAATAAAAGCAGTTTAATATGATCTGTAATAGACACATTTATGTGGTATAATATTGTGaataattgttattttatattatttatattttaaaaatattcgttgtattttttaatatttgtattttaactATATTCTTTTACATTATGCCACGGGTAACATTTTCTGTGCATCAATCTTCTCCAGGTTGTTGAGGTCCTGAGGAAAGTGAACTACACAAACATGTTTGGAGATTTGATCCACTTTGATAAGAATGGAGACCCCGCCGGGTCATACGACATAGTGAACTGGCAGAGAGGGTCAAATGATGGTCCGGTACAGTATGTTACAGTGGGTCGCTTTGACTCTTCTCTTTCGACAGCAGAGCAGTTAGTGCTGAACCAGGAAAAAATCATCTGGCATGGAGGAAATAAGGAGGTAAAAAAGGGTTAAATTAAGGAGTCTCATACTTGGCTGCTAATAATGAGATTTTATTTTTCTGAACAGACAAGTTCACTAATTTTTTTAAGTAGTGTttgataataattatttaattattacatGTATTGCATTTAGAAGAAATTTGATCAAAGGTGACATACTTTTTTTATCAGTTCTTTAATTACTTATAACATGgtaatttatttgtataattttttttcattattaatgTTGCTATCTAGTCTCTATTATCAAACagattttgattataaagtcTTCTCTCTCTTATAGATACCAGTGTCTGTGTGCTCTGCTAGTTGTCCACAGGGATACAGAAAGGTTACACGAGAGGGTCAGCCTGTATGCTGTTATGACTGTGTGCTTTGTGCAGAGGGAAGCATCAGCAATATTACTGGTATTATCATACTGACAAACGCGTACATTCAATGACTGAAATGCATCAGTTAACCTTTTTTAAaccaattattacaaatcaccattAAAACTTAAATCTCcctttctgtgtgtttatgcaTCTGTTTAGATCAACCTGAATGCATGCTTTGCCCTGAAGACTTCTGGTCCAATCAACGTCGCAACCTTTGTGTTCCCAAGCAGATTGAGTTCCTATCCTACTCTGAGGCTTTTGGCATGGCTCTGGCATCTATAGCCATTCTGGGTGCAGTTTGTGCGATGACAGTTGCTGTGATCTTCTTTCGCCATCGCGACACACCCCTGGTTCGAGCTAATAATTCAGAATTGAGCTTTCTGTTGCTGATTTCTCTTACTCTCTGCTTCATATGTGCTCTAACCTTCCTGGGTCAGCCATCACACTGGGCATGCCCTCTTAGACGGACTGCTTTTGGCTTGACTTTTGCCCTCTGCCTCTCCTGTCTCCTCAGTAAGACTCTCGTGGTGCTAATGGCCTTTAAAGCCACACTGCCTGGAAACAACACTGCACGCTGGTTTCGCCCCCCTCAGCAGAGACTGGGTGTGTTTTTATGTTCGATCCTACAGGGTGGGGTTTGTGTGGCTTGGCTTATCACAGCACCACCATATCCAGTGAAGAACACCTGGCTGTACCGCGATCGGATCATTTTAGAATGTCACCTTGGTTCAGTTGCCCTTTTCTGTTGTGTGTTGGGTTACATCGGCTGCTTAGCTGCCTTCTGCTTCATTTTGGCTTTTTTAGCCCGAAAATTACCTGATAATTTTAATGAAGCAAAATTTATTACATTCAGTATGCTCATATTTTGTGCTGTTTGGATCACCTTTATTCCAGCCTATGTCAGTTCCCCTGGGAAATTTACTGTAGCTGTGGAGATATTTGCCATTTTAGCTTCTAGTTATGGAGTACTTTTGTGTATTTTTGCACCTAAATGTTACATCATTATTTTCATGCCTGAGAGGAATTCTAAAAAGTTTCTCATGTCCTAAAAATGATTTACCCTATGTCATGACATACTTTTTCATAAGTTTTGTGTTGTGATGCTTTTtaacattaactttttttttttttttacttttttaaatgcatataatcattttaaaaaaagtgtcacatgcctgtcctgtcttgtgtgcacttgtgggttttgttatgttgagcatgtgctcgtgtccctttcagttccctcccccttgttatctgattattggttaatttgccccacctgttctccctcattatctgccttgtttgttccctttataatctccttgtgtttgtcagtctgtgttggatccttgtgtatgttatgtctgcgtcttccggttccccgtgatttctctgttggtatgtttttgagttatgttacagttctgattatgtgtttttccccctcgtgggtttttgtgttgagtttatgttttattttataacaaattataattttctcactgcacttgagtcctcgcaccaatttcctgtttcctcgtgtccgtgacgtaacagaaggatccaaccacttgaggactcagcaggacttgttttttttttgttgttttcgtttttgtttttgttttttctcccGGTATCCTCCTATGGAGTGGGAGAAGAACCTGCGGGTAATGCGTTACCTGAACTCCCGGTACATCCGTCAACAGGGGACGGATGTGCAACAGTTCG
The nucleotide sequence above comes from Pseudorasbora parva isolate DD20220531a chromosome 16, ASM2467924v1, whole genome shotgun sequence. Encoded proteins:
- the olfcw1 gene encoding olfactory receptor CW1, with product MKMPVLQVLHLVFSFLYPIQCNEFTDCKLWKDLDSTVVFKEGHVVLAGMFPIHSKGVDQELNFTSLPGQRKCRGFNMRVFRWSQSMIFFIEEINQNPTLLPNITLGYRLYDTCGLTALSLRTALSVVSQPKKISSLGECSSPSIPIIIGDSGSTLSMAISRILNLFRIPLVSYFASCACLSDKHQFPYFFRTIPSDVNQASALARLVKHFGWTWVGTIGADDAYGRTGIDLFTTAVAQLGVCVAYRVIIPKLPTQQQLQDIVKTIRDSTARVLVVFAIEEDIKPVVDEIVRQNVTGKQWVASEAWVTSTLISTKENYPSLSGTIGFAIRRAEIPGFKQFLESIQPLAEPYNAFAREFWEMQFQCSLNTSLPAPSTTEQVHYSHSCTGMERVQDIHSIYNDVSELRVTYNMHKAVYAVAHALHNLLLCQRENGSALTQQCPDIHNLQPWQVVEVLRKVNYTNMFGDLIHFDKNGDPAGSYDIVNWQRGSNDGPVQYVTVGRFDSSLSTAEQLVLNQEKIIWHGGNKEIPVSVCSASCPQGYRKVTREGQPVCCYDCVLCAEGSISNITDQPECMLCPEDFWSNQRRNLCVPKQIEFLSYSEAFGMALASIAILGAVCAMTVAVIFFRHRDTPLVRANNSELSFLLLISLTLCFICALTFLGQPSHWACPLRRTAFGLTFALCLSCLLSKTLVVLMAFKATLPGNNTARWFRPPQQRLGVFLCSILQGGVCVAWLITAPPYPVKNTWLYRDRIILECHLGSVALFCCVLGYIGCLAAFCFILAFLARKLPDNFNEAKFITFSMLIFCAVWITFIPAYVSSPGKFTVAVEIFAILASSYGVLLCIFAPKCYIIIFMPERNSKKFLMS